ATAACAGAGGATTTGAGTTTCATGCTTGGATGAATCCATACAGAGCCACATTTGATTTAAAAAAAGATAGTTTGAGTCCAAATCATGATGCAATTAAGCATCCGGAATGGATGATTGAATATGGAGGGAAAATATATTACGATCCTGCTTTGCCAGAAGTTCAGGAGCATTTAACATCTATTGTTGAAGAGGTTGTCGAGAATTATGATATTGATGCAATTCATTTTGATGATTATTTTTATCCTTATGCTGTACCAGGAAAACAATTTAACGATACAGCTTCTTATAAAAAATACGGAAGTGGTCTTAGTTTAGCCGATTGGCGCAGAGCCAATGTGAGTAATTTTGTAGAATCGATTTCGACTACTATAAAAGCGTGTAAACCTTGGGTTCAATTCGGAATTAGCCCTTTTGGTGTTTGGCGTAATAAATCAAAAGATCCTAAAGGTTCAGATACACAATCGACATCTAATTATGATGATTTATATGCAGATCCTATTTTGTGGATGGATCAAAAATGGATTGATTATATCCTGCCACAATTGTATTGGAGTATGAACAATACGAGGGCTTCTTATACAAAACTAGTAAAATGGTGGTCAGAAAACTCAAATAACACCGCTATTTACATCGGACACAGTCCTTATAAAATTAGAGCCGACAGTGATAAAAGTTGGAATTTGCCAACAGAAATTCCAAATCAGGTAGATTTTGCCAGAGGATTTAAAAACGTGACAGGGAGCGCTTATTTTAGTGCTAAATTATTGATTAATAAGAATCAAGATGTTGTGCGTCTTTTGGCTGAAAACCAATACAAATACCCAGCACTTCCGGCAGCAGTTCCAAATCTTAAGAAGGTG
The nucleotide sequence above comes from Flavobacterium branchiarum. Encoded proteins:
- a CDS encoding glycoside hydrolase family 10 protein translates to MHKNQHVILFFLFFIFLGWSGSAQEKSRYPKNEFRGVWIATVVNIDWPKSKVDNVEKEKADYLEILETYKKLNFNAVIVQIRSVGDAIYPTKLAPWSRFVTGKEGQEPKPYYDVLAWMIEQAHNRGFEFHAWMNPYRATFDLKKDSLSPNHDAIKHPEWMIEYGGKIYYDPALPEVQEHLTSIVEEVVENYDIDAIHFDDYFYPYAVPGKQFNDTASYKKYGSGLSLADWRRANVSNFVESISTTIKACKPWVQFGISPFGVWRNKSKDPKGSDTQSTSNYDDLYADPILWMDQKWIDYILPQLYWSMNNTRASYTKLVKWWSENSNNTAIYIGHSPYKIRADSDKSWNLPTEIPNQVDFARGFKNVTGSAYFSAKLLINKNQDVVRLLAENQYKYPALPAAVPNLKKVVVDVPVVNEFAKDSINYSFNVKYPLNTKVRYMVVYGATSEAKIDINDPSQIIDKLTVHEIDGAIYFVLSEKTMKKYKACAITFIDYYANESAPTSIDLKKGFKVNVAEITDENRK